In Carya illinoinensis cultivar Pawnee chromosome 10, C.illinoinensisPawnee_v1, whole genome shotgun sequence, one DNA window encodes the following:
- the LOC122279396 gene encoding heavy metal-associated isoprenylated plant protein 7-like isoform X2 has protein sequence MEEKPQEIVLKVDMHCKACARKVTSALKGFAGVEGVTTDSKASKVVVKGKAADPIKVCERLQKKSGKKVKLISPLPKPSEETKEEKIEEIKVEAEIKKQEQPPAVITVVLKVRMHCEACAQVLQKQIRKIKGVESVETDLANDQVMVKGVVEPTRLVDYVYKRTKKQASIVKDEEKKEEKKEEEKKEDKEEKKQDGEEEGKGEDDMKISTDIKRNEYWPTSKYLSEYYAYPAQIFSDDNPNACSVM, from the exons atggaagagaagCCACAGGAGATTGTGCTTAAGGTTGATATGCATTGTAAGGCCTGTGCGAGGAAAGTGACGAGTGCCTTGAAAGGATTTGCAg GAGTTGAGGGGGTAACCACAGATAGCAAGGCCAGCAAGGTGGTGGTGAAAGGAAAAGCTGCAGACCCCATAAAGGTTTGCGAAAGACTACAAAAGAAAAGTGGCAAAAAGGTTAAGCTAATTTCACCTCTGCCAAAACCCTCTGAAgagacaaaagaagaaaaaatagaagagatcAAGGTGGAAGCTGAGATCAAAAAACAAGAACAG CCTCCTGCTGTTATTACGGTTGTTCTAAAAGTTCGAATGCATTGCGAAGCTTGTGCTCAAGTTTTACAGAAGCAAATCCGAAAAATAAAAG GTGTTGAATCAGTGGAAACAGACCTAGCCAATGACCAAGTAATGGTTAAAGGAGTAGTGGAACCAACAAGGCTGGTTGACTATGTGTACAAGAGAACCAAAAAGCAAGCTTCCATAGTGaaggatgaagaaaagaaagaagagaagaaagaagaggaaaagaaggaagataaagaagaaaagaagcaagATGGTGAGGAAGAAGGCAAGGGAGAGGATGATATGAAGATCAGTACTGATATCAAGCGAAACGAATATTGGCCAACATCCAAGTACTTGTCGGAATACTATGCATATCCTGCTCAGATATTCAGTGATGACAACCCCAATGCTTGCTCAGTTATGTAA
- the LOC122279396 gene encoding heavy metal-associated isoprenylated plant protein 7-like isoform X1: MGEENKEQDQKKKESSTEDQKLAGEEKMEEKPQEIVLKVDMHCKACARKVTSALKGFAGVEGVTTDSKASKVVVKGKAADPIKVCERLQKKSGKKVKLISPLPKPSEETKEEKIEEIKVEAEIKKQEQPPAVITVVLKVRMHCEACAQVLQKQIRKIKGVESVETDLANDQVMVKGVVEPTRLVDYVYKRTKKQASIVKDEEKKEEKKEEEKKEDKEEKKQDGEEEGKGEDDMKISTDIKRNEYWPTSKYLSEYYAYPAQIFSDDNPNACSVM, translated from the exons ATGGGCGAA GAAAACAAAGAACAGGatcagaagaaaaaagaaagcagCACAGAAGATCAGAAGCTGGCCGGAgaagagaaaatggaagagaagCCACAGGAGATTGTGCTTAAGGTTGATATGCATTGTAAGGCCTGTGCGAGGAAAGTGACGAGTGCCTTGAAAGGATTTGCAg GAGTTGAGGGGGTAACCACAGATAGCAAGGCCAGCAAGGTGGTGGTGAAAGGAAAAGCTGCAGACCCCATAAAGGTTTGCGAAAGACTACAAAAGAAAAGTGGCAAAAAGGTTAAGCTAATTTCACCTCTGCCAAAACCCTCTGAAgagacaaaagaagaaaaaatagaagagatcAAGGTGGAAGCTGAGATCAAAAAACAAGAACAG CCTCCTGCTGTTATTACGGTTGTTCTAAAAGTTCGAATGCATTGCGAAGCTTGTGCTCAAGTTTTACAGAAGCAAATCCGAAAAATAAAAG GTGTTGAATCAGTGGAAACAGACCTAGCCAATGACCAAGTAATGGTTAAAGGAGTAGTGGAACCAACAAGGCTGGTTGACTATGTGTACAAGAGAACCAAAAAGCAAGCTTCCATAGTGaaggatgaagaaaagaaagaagagaagaaagaagaggaaaagaaggaagataaagaagaaaagaagcaagATGGTGAGGAAGAAGGCAAGGGAGAGGATGATATGAAGATCAGTACTGATATCAAGCGAAACGAATATTGGCCAACATCCAAGTACTTGTCGGAATACTATGCATATCCTGCTCAGATATTCAGTGATGACAACCCCAATGCTTGCTCAGTTATGTAA